One genomic region from Terriglobia bacterium encodes:
- a CDS encoding PAS domain S-box protein: MDTFGCITPDIAGESTDMLSATETQPLLPGNARIWGRNTSGSFRPNMPLKRDIRAKLEERLEFETLVADLSARFVNLPANRVDAEILDAQRRICECLRVDVSALWQNEVESSSTYVLTHLFRPPGGPPAPDRMDAQDYFPWCRRELLAGKDIIVSSLDKLPPEAARDKESWKYFGVKTSLTIPLAVGGGPAIGFLSFNDIQRARDWPDDLVKRLKLVAQIIASTLARKKSDETLRESEELSRSTFDQAAVGIGHIATDGRWLRVNDKLCSLLGFSREEMLQMTTHDITCAEDLEKDLSCVQELLSGAAKTFSTEKRYIRKDRSQFWAKSTVSLVQTVTEKPKYFISVVEDITGQKRAEEGLRNLSGRLITVQEQERAWVAKELHDGICQHLALLAVNLDRLKDNPPDQQHLCAHIEQLSKRTKEMAEDVRRLSHGLHPFPLEQLGLTAALNSFCRRLELGANLRIECTAHDVVRMLPKDVALCLYRVAQEALQNVMKHSGAKRATVDLTQNSDEIRMRIADDGKGFDLESIDAANSLGLAGMRERVGLVQGELSFDSHPGQGTVVDAHIPLQSGLKSLR; the protein is encoded by the coding sequence GTGGACACCTTCGGCTGCATTACGCCTGACATTGCCGGCGAGAGCACCGATATGCTTTCCGCCACAGAGACACAACCTTTGCTGCCAGGCAATGCTAGAATCTGGGGCAGAAATACAAGTGGTAGTTTCCGGCCCAATATGCCTCTGAAGCGAGATATACGGGCGAAGCTGGAAGAGCGTCTCGAGTTTGAGACCCTGGTCGCCGACCTCTCGGCACGTTTCGTGAATCTGCCTGCTAATCGAGTCGATGCTGAGATATTGGACGCACAGCGCCGCATTTGTGAATGCCTCCGTGTTGATGTATCCGCGCTATGGCAGAACGAAGTGGAAAGTTCGAGCACATACGTACTGACGCACCTTTTTCGTCCCCCGGGCGGGCCGCCCGCCCCAGACCGAATGGATGCGCAGGACTACTTCCCGTGGTGTCGCCGGGAACTGTTGGCCGGTAAAGACATTATTGTTTCGTCTCTGGATAAGCTGCCACCGGAGGCGGCACGCGATAAGGAATCATGGAAGTACTTCGGTGTGAAGACCTCGCTTACCATTCCGCTAGCGGTGGGTGGCGGCCCGGCTATCGGCTTTCTGTCTTTCAATGATATCCAGCGAGCACGCGACTGGCCGGACGATTTGGTGAAGCGACTGAAACTCGTTGCGCAGATTATTGCCAGCACGCTGGCTCGTAAGAAGTCGGACGAAACCCTGCGAGAAAGCGAAGAACTCAGCCGAAGCACATTTGATCAAGCAGCCGTGGGCATTGGCCATATTGCGACCGATGGTCGTTGGTTGCGGGTAAACGACAAACTATGCTCTCTACTGGGCTTTTCGAGAGAAGAGATGCTTCAGATGACCACCCACGATATAACCTGTGCTGAGGATCTCGAGAAAGACCTAAGTTGTGTGCAAGAACTTCTGTCTGGCGCGGCCAAGACGTTCTCGACCGAGAAACGCTATATACGGAAAGATCGGTCGCAGTTCTGGGCGAAGTCAACTGTATCGCTTGTGCAGACTGTTACAGAAAAACCCAAGTACTTCATTTCTGTGGTGGAGGACATCACTGGGCAGAAGCGGGCCGAAGAAGGCTTGCGCAACTTGAGCGGACGCTTGATAACGGTGCAAGAGCAAGAGCGAGCGTGGGTCGCCAAGGAACTCCACGATGGAATATGTCAACACCTAGCCCTTCTGGCGGTCAATTTAGATCGGTTGAAAGACAATCCACCCGATCAACAGCACCTCTGTGCGCACATTGAGCAACTGTCTAAGCGGACCAAAGAAATGGCAGAAGACGTTCGGCGCCTGTCGCACGGACTACATCCGTTCCCTCTGGAACAATTGGGACTGACCGCAGCGCTGAATAGCTTCTGCCGCAGGTTGGAGCTTGGCGCAAACCTAAGAATCGAATGCACTGCTCATGACGTTGTGCGTATGCTGCCGAAAGATGTTGCACTGTGCCTCTATCGCGTTGCGCAGGAGGCTCTTCAAAATGTAATGAAGCACAGTGGTGCGAAGCGGGCAACTGTGGACTTAACACAAAACAGTGACGAGATCCGCATGCGAATTGCCGATGATGGCAAGGGATTTGATTTGGAGTCCATCGATGCTGCGAACTCACTCGGGCTAGCAGGCATGCGCGAACGTGTCGGACTTGTACAAGGCGAATTGAGTTTCGACTCGCACCCCGGTCAGGGCACGGTAGTAGATGCACACATCCCCTTGCAGTCCGGTCTCAAGAGCCTGCGATAA
- a CDS encoding DUF2254 domain-containing protein, giving the protein MIAFNSFFPKFRDVSSKFRIAQIRTWLIPVSYVVAAIVAGFTVPRFTSIFLPELVSSISTSAAMSIYSAIASGMIALTGIVFSLAFLMVQFSATVYSPRLVLLMARDSLISHALGIFTATFFYALTALAWVDRSNSGGVSLISLGVVVALLLASIAMFIALINRIGMLQVNRILIFIGDKGREIIGELYPPITHHPELGVREVQRIQGSQVVLYHGSPRFVQAIRLSTLEQLATHYDCVIELMAAVGDSVLESTPIMQVRDGKEMLPREDLMRALVLGDERTFEQDPKYALRLLVDIAIRALSPAINDPTTAVQALDQIEDLLTRLGRRRLEIGIFHDNEGKVRVMIPFPSWEDFLRVAFDEIRFYGSSSVQVMRRMKAVFSEMMAVLPHERHAALRYWQDRLKTTIDQSFSDSQDRFVASMEDRQGLGIPRQGTDEDVCVPPVLRS; this is encoded by the coding sequence ATGATTGCATTCAACTCATTCTTTCCGAAGTTCAGGGATGTCTCTTCTAAATTTCGAATTGCGCAGATCCGGACCTGGCTCATTCCGGTGTCATACGTTGTTGCGGCGATAGTCGCAGGTTTTACTGTGCCCCGGTTCACCAGCATTTTCCTGCCGGAATTGGTTTCATCTATCAGCACGAGCGCTGCTATGAGTATTTACTCTGCGATCGCCTCCGGCATGATTGCTCTGACCGGAATCGTATTTTCTCTTGCATTCTTGATGGTCCAATTCAGTGCGACGGTTTACTCGCCTCGGTTGGTCCTTTTGATGGCCAGAGACTCCTTGATTTCGCACGCGCTTGGAATATTCACTGCAACCTTTTTCTATGCACTAACAGCGCTGGCCTGGGTGGATAGGAGTAATTCGGGCGGCGTTTCTTTGATCTCTCTGGGGGTTGTTGTCGCCTTGCTGTTAGCGAGCATCGCAATGTTCATCGCTCTCATCAATCGAATCGGGATGCTTCAAGTTAACCGAATCTTGATCTTTATCGGCGATAAAGGAAGAGAAATAATCGGTGAACTTTATCCCCCGATCACGCACCATCCGGAACTGGGTGTCCGGGAAGTGCAGAGGATACAGGGGAGCCAGGTCGTTCTGTACCACGGAAGTCCGCGGTTCGTTCAGGCAATTCGGCTCTCTACCTTAGAGCAGCTAGCGACACACTACGATTGCGTAATCGAGCTAATGGCGGCTGTAGGGGACAGCGTGTTGGAGTCGACACCGATTATGCAGGTTCGAGATGGCAAAGAGATGCTGCCCCGCGAAGATTTGATGAGAGCATTGGTGCTGGGTGATGAACGCACGTTTGAGCAAGATCCCAAATACGCGCTTCGCTTGCTCGTGGATATTGCTATCCGAGCGCTTTCGCCAGCAATTAATGATCCAACGACGGCAGTCCAGGCATTGGACCAGATTGAAGACTTATTGACCCGGCTCGGGAGGCGTCGATTGGAGATCGGGATATTCCATGACAATGAAGGCAAGGTTCGAGTCATGATTCCTTTTCCAAGCTGGGAAGATTTCCTTCGTGTCGCATTTGATGAGATTAGATTTTACGGATCGAGTAGTGTGCAGGTGATGCGCCGCATGAAGGCGGTATTTAGCGAGATGATGGCAGTCTTACCTCATGAACGCCATGCAGCGCTCAGATACTGGCAAGATCGCCTCAAAACAACCATCGACCAGTCTTTCAGCGATTCACAAGACAGATTTGTCGCGTCTATGGAGGATCGTCAGGGGCTCGGGATTCCCCGTCAAGGTACGGATGAAGACGTATGCGTTCCGCCCGTTCTCCGGAGCTGA
- a CDS encoding VWA domain-containing protein, protein MKAFAILLTIYLSVAGDSVPSPCQVLTSDGEAPKQMLDQRSPVRQDLGLFRFRKEVEEVVLNLSVLDERHQPVSYLNISNFTVTESGKPQKITSFRREDIPVAMGLVVDSSASMIEIRSAVNQAALNLVNASNERDQVFIVNFNKDWYLDQGFTSDVNKLRSALDQVEFRGSTALFDAMRASVDYLKTNVALEKRVLIVITDGDDNMSSNTLQETAQALAVKDGPIVYTIGILHDERKERLERALRLIAESTGGIAYLPKSVEEVNAISMQVARDIRNQYTISYRPSTPKEDCGYRTIKVVVNAPRNGKLIVRTKTGYFPEQHCAFR, encoded by the coding sequence ATGAAGGCATTCGCTATTCTCCTGACTATTTATTTGTCTGTGGCAGGCGACAGTGTGCCAAGTCCATGCCAAGTGCTGACAAGCGATGGCGAAGCACCGAAGCAGATGCTGGATCAGCGCTCCCCAGTTCGACAGGACCTGGGACTGTTCCGCTTCCGTAAGGAAGTTGAAGAAGTAGTCTTGAATCTGAGCGTCTTAGACGAAAGGCATCAGCCGGTTAGCTATCTCAACATCAGCAATTTCACAGTGACGGAAAGCGGAAAGCCGCAGAAAATCACATCTTTTCGACGCGAAGATATTCCTGTTGCGATGGGATTGGTTGTAGACAGCTCAGCCTCAATGATCGAGATACGTTCGGCGGTAAACCAGGCAGCATTGAATCTCGTCAATGCCAGCAACGAACGAGATCAAGTGTTTATTGTGAACTTTAACAAGGATTGGTACCTGGACCAAGGCTTCACATCTGACGTGAACAAACTGCGAAGTGCACTCGATCAAGTGGAATTCCGTGGCAGTACAGCCCTCTTTGACGCCATGAGGGCGTCAGTCGACTATTTGAAGACGAACGTGGCTCTGGAGAAAAGAGTTCTGATCGTGATTACTGATGGCGATGACAACATGAGTTCCAACACATTGCAGGAGACGGCCCAGGCCCTGGCGGTTAAGGACGGGCCAATCGTGTATACGATCGGAATTCTCCACGACGAAAGGAAAGAGCGGTTGGAGCGAGCTCTTCGCCTGATCGCGGAATCAACAGGCGGAATCGCCTACCTGCCAAAGAGTGTGGAAGAAGTAAACGCCATTAGCATGCAAGTGGCTCGAGACATTCGCAATCAGTACACGATCTCTTATCGACCCAGTACACCCAAGGAAGATTGCGGGTACCGGACAATCAAAGTGGTGGTCAATGCGCCTCGTAATGGGAAACTCATTGTGAGAACCAAGACCGGATATTTCCCCGAGCAACACTGCGCGTTTCGCTGA
- a CDS encoding trypsin-like peptidase domain-containing protein, translating to MCRIPVCTIILGLLMSTPCLAQRDDPHRTSLSEFSDSLTDLTRHVAPAVVQIFATGYLPDDDDDKATFTKQQVIGSGVIVSSDGYIVTNLHVVRGAKRIRVALNSPDALSASAVLKDEGPQYEAVVVGSHKDTDLAVLKINATNLPTLSLADYSELRQGQIVIAVGNPVGMKNAVSIGIVSSVARQSEDKSVPLIQTDAAVNPGNSGGALVDTHGHLVGITSEAMSGERLGFAIPSEVIKFVYDQIRREGKVHHGEIGVDVQNITPVIARGLSLPRPWGVIISDVKPDSPASHAGLRPFDVILTVDGRSIGSTPEFEGLLYFKKNTEVVTLQVSRKSGGVTLKIPVVYREEASSSETVPANDPEKNFIRKLCIVASDVSKSQSERLIGIRQQTGVLVTGKLSDSESFGCELQSLDVIHSVNGTDVSDVDSLRKMIDGLSPGDAVVLWIERSRKYMYVAFEVN from the coding sequence ATGTGTCGCATTCCGGTCTGCACCATTATTCTTGGTCTGCTCATGTCCACTCCCTGCCTGGCGCAGAGAGATGATCCGCATCGAACGTCACTGTCAGAGTTCAGCGACTCGCTCACGGACCTTACACGGCATGTAGCTCCGGCTGTAGTTCAGATCTTTGCCACCGGATATCTCCCGGATGATGACGACGACAAGGCTACTTTTACGAAACAACAGGTAATCGGTTCCGGAGTCATCGTAAGTTCTGACGGTTATATCGTCACCAACTTACATGTAGTCAGAGGTGCCAAACGGATTCGAGTTGCGCTGAATTCCCCGGACGCCCTATCGGCATCTGCGGTTCTGAAAGACGAGGGTCCCCAGTATGAAGCAGTGGTAGTGGGCTCCCACAAAGATACCGATCTCGCTGTCTTGAAAATCAATGCAACGAATTTGCCGACCTTATCTCTCGCAGATTATTCGGAGCTGCGTCAGGGGCAGATTGTCATAGCGGTCGGAAATCCGGTCGGGATGAAGAACGCGGTATCGATCGGAATAGTCAGCTCGGTTGCGAGGCAATCGGAGGACAAGAGCGTTCCTCTTATTCAGACCGATGCAGCAGTTAATCCGGGAAACAGTGGTGGAGCCCTGGTCGACACTCACGGTCACCTGGTTGGGATAACGTCAGAGGCTATGAGTGGTGAGAGACTCGGATTTGCAATACCAAGCGAGGTTATCAAGTTTGTGTATGACCAAATCCGCCGAGAGGGAAAAGTCCACCACGGCGAGATCGGTGTGGATGTGCAAAATATTACGCCGGTGATTGCGCGCGGATTGAGCCTGCCTCGGCCATGGGGAGTGATCATAAGTGACGTCAAGCCCGATTCGCCCGCCAGCCATGCTGGTCTGAGACCTTTCGACGTGATACTGACGGTGGACGGCAGGTCAATCGGGAGCACACCGGAGTTCGAGGGCCTGCTGTACTTCAAGAAGAATACAGAAGTCGTTACCCTCCAAGTGTCCCGGAAGAGTGGGGGTGTGACGCTAAAAATCCCGGTAGTTTACCGTGAAGAGGCTAGCTCTAGCGAAACAGTACCAGCGAACGACCCAGAAAAAAACTTTATCCGTAAGCTGTGTATAGTGGCATCGGATGTTAGCAAAAGCCAGAGCGAAAGACTTATAGGTATACGGCAGCAGACAGGTGTTCTAGTCACTGGAAAACTTTCAGACAGTGAAAGTTTCGGATGTGAATTGCAGTCGCTTGATGTGATTCATTCGGTCAACGGCACCGACGTGTCCGACGTCGATTCATTGCGTAAGATGATTGACGGACTTTCGCCTGGGGACGCAGTCGTGCTGTGGATAGAGCGATCCCGCAAATATATGTATGTGGCGTTCGAAGTAAACTGA